Sequence from the Hylaeus volcanicus isolate JK05 chromosome 1, UHH_iyHylVolc1.0_haploid, whole genome shotgun sequence genome:
CCTCTTTGATAACCTTTACATGTTctgtagtttaaaaaattatgtttattatttgccATTACTTGCCATTATAGTTGTAAAGAGCGTTAAAAATACCCTCTAGTAAACTGTGAGCACCCTCGATCTCggttaattgtatttttaattcgtttcgttCTTCGAGCAAAGCGGTTGCTTCCGCTTTAATACGAGATACATCGTATAACTTATCCAAATCCAAGTTATTAGAATTTAGTCGATTAATAACGTCCAGAAGAtctttcgtttctatttctttaGCTTTCAACTCTTTCTGTAAGGCTACTTTTTCGACAGAAATCTGGAAATGAGAATACAGGTTAAAGATGGATATTCTTCTTATATACCACCAATTACACACTTATCGCGTACTTACTTCCTTGGTTTGCATTTCTAATTGTTGTACCTTATCAGTCAACGTCTGTTCTACGCTCTTCTTATTGTTGACTTGAAGCGTCAAATTATCCGTAACACGAACGAGCTCAACCTCAAgttcttcatattttttcttaaaagatGTCAACTCCGCTGATAACGATTCGTTCTGCAAATCGTTTCGCGTTAagctatttcttttatatagaCAATAAAATAAgctatatgaaaatatatgctttactaaattataataatattagacaACGCTACAATAATCATGTTCACAAACCTCAAGTTTATCGAATTCAAGCTGCgataaattcgtaaaatacaaaagaaaattaaaaatacatcttTGTTTAGAAAACGGAAGGACTTGGCAATGTGTATGCTAGGTAAACAAATGTAGCGAGATACTCGAGATCATTATAACCTCACTATAATTGTTTCacctattataattttaatgtacacgCATACCTCCTGAGTTTTGAGATTAAGGGCATTCGTTAAAGATTCATTTGCAGCTTGCTGAGCATTCAATCTTGTTTGCAGATTCTCTACTGATTGGGCTAATGGGTTAACTTCGTTATCAGACGAGAGGACTTCTCGTAACATTCGTTCCAATTCTAACCCTGCTTCGGTAGCGCTTTCTAAATCTTTCTCTAACATGGCAACGTGGTCTTCCAGTTCTGCCTTCGAATTCTACAAGAAATGACTACGCagttagaaaagaaaacatagaTTTTTGGTTTGCATAGATACATAAATTCGTAGTTTACCCGCAAAGCTTCCAAGTCGGCCTTTAAAGAGGATACCATTTCGTTGGATCCAAATGATTCATCTTCAATGGAAGTCAactgaaacatattttatgaCGAAAATCCAACAGAGACAAGTAGTTATTCAacgtaaaaatacaatatattaactTTACTACCTTATCTGTTGTTAGCTTCAAATTTTCACTCATCATCGTACATTCCTTTGTTGAAATAAGTAGATCTTTTTCAAGTTTATTGATCTTGGCTATCAATTGTTGATCTCGCCTCATATTCTACAAGAAtatagaattagaattaaatataaagggtCGTAGGTTATACGATACGATGGCTGTATATATACGATACCTCGATGTAATAGAATCCTAAGGAAAATATAAGAGTCGCAGTCACAGTAATCGTTAAATACATTAACGTCAACCAGTAACtggtttcgatttttattccttCGATTACAGCATTCTCGTTAATATTATCTTCAATGGAACAATCGGTATTATCAGCCGCACAAACGTCAGGTGGAGAAACTGCGGAAACATTAACAAAGATTGGTAagatatatttgttaataatgttaaataatcgCTATACTATACCTTTTACatcatgtaaaatattgtctaACATATCGTATTTTACGACTGTGTCCTCGTTGTCTGATCTTTCGTACAAATTCTTATCCTGTACCATTGTGCCACCTTCAGTTTCGTATAAGGCTTCATCTTTGAATTGCTCAACTTCATCTAGCCCCACGCTCTCTACTTAACGTAGGGTATAATGTTGGTTAATACgcttattaagaaaaatatttttagttactAAGACTATTGTCTTGAAATAGATATTTACCGCTCTCAATTTGATCATCGGCATCCAATAAATTTCGGTTACGAAATTCATTAATGcttgcaatatttttgaagacCATACTTTTTTCGTTAGTATATTGTGATGCAGGTAAATCTGGGGTAGACTCTTTACCTTCAGGCAGATGGGGTGCATTTAATTCACGGGATACAATAAAACGAGAGTCATCGGTCTCATTCTTAACATGTATATCGATatcattctttaaaatattatcttttataTCCTGAAAAGTAGCAGAAGCTGTCGCATTATCGGAAGATATTTTATCTCCGCTTTTAGAGCCATCTTCTTCGCGGGCAATAACGTTGACACtattactttctttaaaattttgatgtgTATTCTGAGGAGTAGTTGAAGTTGTTGTAACAATATTGACATTACTACTTTCTTTAAGGTTTCGATCTGTATCATGAGGAGAAGGTGAAGCTGTTGTATCAAAGAATTGTTTACCTTCATCTTTAGAGTCACTGTTTTTTCCCGTCACAACATTGGCATTACCATTTTCTTTATGGTTCATATCTGTACCCTCAGAGGTAGTTGAAGCTGGTGCTTTATCAAAAGCTAGTTTACCTTCATTTTTGTAACCGCCATCATTGTCATTAACAATATTCGCATTACCACTTTCTTTAAGATTCAGATCTGTACTCTGAGAAATAGATGAGCCTAGAGCTTTATTGAAAGCTGGTTTATCTTCATCTTTATAGCCAGCATCTTtgccaataacaatattggCATTGCCAGTTTCTTTAAGATTCTGAACTATATTTTGAGTAGCTGAAGCTGTTGTTGTTGTATCCAAAGGTATCTTACCTTCATCCTTATGGCCTCCATCTTCTTTAATATTAGATTTGGCATTACTATCTTCTTTAAGATTCAGATCTGTACCCTGAGAAATAGGTAAAGCTGGTGCTTTATTGAAAGCTGGTTTATCTTCATCTTTATACCCCCCATCTTTACCAACAATATTGGCATTGCCACTTTCTTTAAGATTCTGAACTATATTTTGAGTAGCTGAAGCTGTTTTTGTTGTATCCAAAGGTATTTTACCTTCATCCTTATAGTCACCACCTTCTTTAATATTGGATTTGGCATTACTATCTTCTTTAAGATTCAGATCTGTACCCTGAGAAATAGCTAAAGCTGGTGCTTTATTGAAAGCTGGTTTATCTTCATCTTTATACCCCCCATCTTTACCAACAATATTGGCATTGCCACTTTCTTTAAGATTCTGAACTGTATTTTGAGTAGCTGAAGCTGTTGTTGTTGTAACCAAAGGTATTTTACCTTCATCCTTATAGTTACCACTCTCTTTAATATTGGATTTGGCATTACTATCTTCTTTAAGATTAAGATCTTTACCCtgagaaataattgaaacttttgcTGCATCTATAGATATTTTACCATCAGCTTTATTGCCACCTCCGTCactgatattttctttaaatttctgaTCTGTACTCTGAGAAGTAGTTGAAGCTGTTGCAGTAGTAGTACTTTTTTGATCTTTTTTACTGTCAGATTGATTGGgtaagttattttttattggaaaactTGGAAAGGTTGTATGGTTTGGCTCTTCAGATGTTGGTTTTGAATTAGTTTCGCCTACTACCCCTTGAATACTTAAgttgaatgtttcttttgttataTCTTTTGCTTCTGTATCAGGAtttgttaatttgttttcaggtgTTTTGATgtcttctttcaatttaatttgctCTGTTTTTAACGAAGTAGCATTTCCCAACCAATTTATTTTAGCAGTGTCCTTTAATGGAACTACATTTTGTGTAGTTtctatatttactttaatatctTTACTTATAATTCCTTCATTAGATTTGccattatcatttttgttgaattcatTAACTGCTGTATCTTTAAGAgtatctttattaattatttctttgccATTATTAGATACAGGTATTTCTAGgacattaatttcattcaatttcttcagagattctacatttttcactTCAGTAGTTGTGTTAGTTTCTATTTTCTGTATTGTAGTTTTTTCTTCGCTATGAATATTACCATTTATATTTGTGTTTGTTTCCAATGGTTTCAGTGGAACTTGTACACCAGTTATGTGTGGTAAATCTAATATCTCTTCAGAGCTTGTtacaaaattcttaatatcAGCTTTCTGAGGAATAGTTTCTCTGTCATTAATCTCATTGTTCAAGATTTGTTTTGGTAACTTGATACCTTCTGCAAAGATGGTTTCAACTTTTTCACTATCAGAACTTTTTGTcaaagtatttattacatcttttttatttgGCACTACTGTTGCTTGAACAGTTTCTGTTTTAACTGTTGGTTGTATAGGAGACTCATTACCATCTAAATGCAATGTGGTTCCATCTATAATT
This genomic interval carries:
- the LOC128875476 gene encoding LOW QUALITY PROTEIN: transport and Golgi organization protein 1 (The sequence of the model RefSeq protein was modified relative to this genomic sequence to represent the inferred CDS: deleted 2 bases in 1 codon) codes for the protein MLVVMWNCNSGNMTKRNLFINIVFLLIAILFSAISPCSSALSNERLCYDAECSVPVSLARTSLKYSPNEAGLLPFDINVEVKVYSKEAGSRTDLWGVEINGKRGYAPKSFLKEHKILHKDLRFKVPITQLPNNNNKSDKILQPKVDNVKLNSVKDDTNSVKDNPNIKNTEELPRNVINATPSYEIIDGTTLHLDGNESPIQPTVKTETVQATVVPNKKDVINTLTKSSDSEKVETIFAEGIKLPKQILNNEINDRETIPQKADIKNFVTSSEEILDLPHITGVQVPLKPLETNTNINGNIHSEEKTTIQKIETNTTTEVKNVESLKKLNEINVLEIPVSNNGKEIINKDTLKDTAVNEFNKNDNGKSNEGIISKDIKVNIETTQNVVPLKDTAKINWLGNATSLKTEQIKLKEDIKTPENKLTNPDTEAKDITKETFNLSIQGVVGETNSKPTSEEPNHTTFPSFPIKNNLPNQSDSKKDQKSTTTATASTTSQSTDQKFKENISDGGGNKADGKISIDAAKVSIISQGKDLNLKEDSNAKSNIKESGNYKDEGKIPLVTTTTASATQNTVQNLKESGNANIVGKDGGYKDEDKPAFNKAPALAISQGTDLNLKEDSNAKSNIKEGGDYKDEGKIPLDTTKTASATQNIVQNLKESGNANIVGKDGGYKDEDKPAFNKAPALPISQGTDLNLKEDSNAKSNIKEDGGHKDEGKIPLDTTTTASATQNIVQNLKETGNANIVIGKDAGYKDEDKPAFNKALGSSISQSTDLNLKESGNANIVNDNDGGYKNEGKLAFDKAPASTTSEGTDMNHKENGNANVVTGKNSDSKDEGKQFFDTTASPSPHDTDRNLKESSNVNIVTTTSTTPQNTHQNFKESNSVNVIAREEDGSKSGDKISSDNATASATFQDIKDNILKNDIDIHVKNETDDSRFIVSRELNAPHLPEGKESTPDLPASQYTNEKSMVFKNIASINEFRNRNLLDADDQIESVESVGLDEVEQFKDEALYETEGGTMVQDKNLYERSDNEDTVVKYDMLDNILHDVKVSPPDVCAADNTDCSIEDNINENAVIEGIKIETSYWLTLMYLTITVTATLIFSLGFYYIENMRRDQQLIAKINKLEKDLLISTKECTMMSENLKLTTDKLTSIEDESFGSNEMVSSLKADLEALRNSKAELEDHVAMLEKDLESATEAGLELERMLREVLSSDNEVNPLAQSVENLQTRLNAQQAANESLTNALNLKTQELEFDKLENESLSAELTSFKKKYEELEVELVRVTDNLTLQVNNKKSVEQTLTDKVQQLEMQTKEISVEKVALQKELKAKEIETKDLLDVINRLNSNNLDLDKLYDVSRIKAEATALLEERNELKIQLTEIEGAHSLLEEHVKVIKEEVATLSKQCKVAEKVKKDAETRLEVLSNFFQEKEAQRQKEEAVWLQQQGEVLSTVERIQMMQNEIQNYKQQIEMLKHEILDQEREYKNQISVLETKAHEQWVIARQVERRLEESKVEAGQLRNRLTLIEKNINEADSEAKLHRLEANGETATSSSLFIGAESSNSPIMFSGSSNVPPPPPPSYLHSLFPPYLPPPLPSGSGVPPYEVSQRPPPLGGRLSSPPPMPLHPPASSRYDTAGSPPPMSPHLLPPFNHRSPPPPFGSDHIHPPPPPSGSILPRPLGTMHSWGDESLPPPRNSGFHPSQRDRVRNHKGSLHSSGESLDKTHHNSKV